One window of Paenibacillus sp. FSL K6-3182 genomic DNA carries:
- a CDS encoding amino acid ABC transporter permease — translation MLDFSILLEYREQFWAGFLTTLQVSLLALLLSLVIGTIVAVMKISPVKPVKGLATMYIEFIQNTPLLIQIFFFYFGLPAVGIQLNAFVSGTLGLAVYSGAYIAEAIRAGIQAVPHGQVEAGRASGLTYIQTMRHIILPQAVKVVIPPLGNQFLNLVMGSAILGSISGKDLMYYGDIISSDTFIVFDVYIFVAIFYLILTLPLSLFIGYLERKLSASD, via the coding sequence TGGGCTGGTTTTCTAACAACGCTTCAGGTCAGTCTGCTCGCGCTGCTATTAAGTTTAGTGATTGGAACGATCGTTGCCGTCATGAAGATTTCTCCCGTGAAGCCCGTTAAGGGCTTGGCGACGATGTATATTGAATTTATTCAAAATACGCCCTTGCTCATTCAAATCTTTTTCTTCTATTTTGGTTTACCGGCGGTAGGGATCCAATTAAATGCCTTTGTAAGCGGAACGCTTGGATTAGCCGTATATTCGGGTGCCTATATTGCAGAGGCGATTAGGGCAGGAATTCAAGCAGTACCTCATGGGCAGGTTGAGGCGGGGCGGGCATCAGGACTTACTTACATTCAAACGATGCGACATATTATTTTGCCGCAGGCGGTTAAAGTTGTTATCCCGCCTCTTGGCAATCAATTTCTAAATTTGGTGATGGGATCTGCTATTCTGGGGTCGATATCCGGCAAGGATCTTATGTACTACGGGGACATTATTTCATCGGATACGTTTATTGTATTTGATGTATACATTTTTGTAGCTATTTTCTACTTAATATTGACGCTTCCGCTCAGTCTCTTTATCGGCTATCTAGAACGGAAATTATCGGCGAGCGATTAG